CGGCACGTCCCCGAGCAGCGCGCCTGGGCCGACGACGTCGCAGCCGGGCACGACGCCGGGGTACGGGTCTCGCTCCGCGTCGACATGGACACCACCGGCGACCGCCCCGCCTTCCGGGCCGTCGTCCAGCTCCACGGCACCTCCGATCCCACCCTCCTCGCCGACGCCGCCGACGTGTGGGCCGGCACCGCGGCCCACTTCGGCCCCGGTGCCCGCATGCAGGCCCTGCTCACCCTGCGCCGCGCCGCCCGCGCCTGGGACGCGCTCACCCCGCTGCTCTCGGCCGCCGTGCCCGACGCCGTCGACCTCGGCGACGACGACCTCGCCGCCCTCCTCGGCCCCGGCGCCCGCGACCTGGCCGCCGCCGGCGTGGAGATCCACTGGCCCCGTCACCTGACCCGGCACCTCACCGCCCGCGCCGTCGTCGGCCCCGCCGACGACCCGGACGGCCGCCACCCCGGCCCGTCCTACCTCACCGCCGACGCCCTCGTCGCCTTCGGCTGGCGCTACGCGGTCGGTGACGTGGAGCTGACCCGCGCCGAGCTGGACCGGCTCGCCGAGGCGGCCCGCCCGGTGGTGCGGCTGCGCGACCACTGGGTGCTCGTCGACCCCGAGTCCGTACGCCGCGCACTGGACCGCAAGGACGCCGACCTGACGCCCGTCGACGCCCTCGGCGCGGCGCTCACCGGGGAGATCGACGACCCGGCCGTGCCCGGCGGGCGGGTCGAGGTCGCCGCGAGCGGCTGGCTCGACACGCTGCGCAAGCGCATCGCGGATCCCGAGGAGCAGAGCGAGCCGACCGCCCCGCCCGCCGCCCTCGCCGCGACGCTGCGCGACTACCAGTTGCGCGGGCTCGGCTGGCTGCGCCGCATGACCTCGCTCGGCCTCGGCGGGTGCCTCGCCGACGACATGGGCCTGGGCAAGACCATCACGCTCATCTCCCTCCACCTCGACCGGCAGGAACGGGAGGAGACCGCGGGCCCGACGCTGGTGGTCTGCCCGGCGTCGCTGCTCGGCAACTGGCAGCGCGAGATCGAGCGCTTCGCGCCCGGCACCCCCGTGCGCCGCTTCCACGGCGGCGGGCGGTCGCTGGAGGCGCTGGCGGACGGCGAGTTCGTGCTGACGACGTACGGGACGATGCGGCTCGACGCCGGGCGGCTGGCGGAGGCGGGCTGGTCGCTCGTCGTCGCCGATGAGGCGCAGCACGTCAAGAACCCCTTCTCCGCGACCGCGAAGGCGCTGCGCACCATCCCCTCCCGGGCGCGGGTCGCGCTGACCGGCACGCCGGTGGAGAACAACCTCTCCGAGCTGTGGGCGATCCTCGACTGGACGACGCCCGGACTGCTGGGCCCGCTGCGGAGGTTCCGTACGCGCTACGCGGACGCCGCGGAATCGGGCGCGGGTCGGTCGGGCGGGAGCGAAGGAGACGGCGACACCGCCGAGCGGCTCGCCCGGCTCGTCCGCCCCTTCCTGCTCCGCCGCCGCAAGTCCGACCCGGGCATCGCGCCGGAGCTGCCGCGCAAGACCGAGACCGACCTGGCGGTGGCGCTGACGGTGGAGCAGGCCGGCCTGTACGAGGCGGTGGTGCGCGAGACGCTCGCGGCGATCGCCGAGGCGGACGCGATGACCAGACGCGGGCTGATCCTGAAGCTGATGACGGCGCTGAAGCAGATCTGCAACCACCCCGCGCAGTATCTGAAGGAGGAGGCCCCGCGCATCCCCGGCCGCTCGGGGAAGCTCGAACTCCTCGACGAGTTGCTGGACGTGATCCTCGCCGAGGGCGGCAGCGCGCTGGTCTTCACCCAGTACGTGCAGATGGCCCGGCTGCTCGGGACCCATCTCGCGGCCCGCGGCGTCCCCGCCCAACTGCTGCACGGCGGCACACCGGTGCCCGAACGCGAGGAGCTGGTACGGCGCTTCCAGGACGGCGAAGTGCCGGTCTTCCTGCTCTCGCTGAAGGCCGCCGGCACGGGCCTCAACCTCACCCGCGCGGGACACGTCGTGCACTACGACCGCTGGTGGAACCCCGCCGTCGAGGCACAGGCCACCGACCGCGCGTACCGCATCGGGCAGACGCAGCCCGTGCAGGTGCACCGGCTGGTCGCCGAGGGCACGATCGAGGACCGCATCGCGCAGATGCTGCAGCACAAGCAGGGCCTCGCGGACGCCGTACTCGGCGGCGCCGGCGAGGCGGCGATCACCGAACTGTCCGACGGGCAACTGGCGGAGCTGGTCCGGCTGGCCGGGCCGCGAGGGGGCGAGTGATGACGGAGCGGGAGGAGCTGACCTTCGAGGCGCTGCCGCCGAGCCGGGGGCGCGGGTTCGCCCACACGTGGTGGGGGCGGGCCTGGCAGAAGGCGCTGGAGGACACGGTGCTGGACGGCACGCTGCTGCGCCGCGGGCGCAAGCACGCGCGCGCGGGCGCGGTGGGCGCGGTCGCGGTGCGGCCGGGGCGGCTCACGGCGCGGGTGCTGGGCGAGGACCGTACGCCGTACCGCACCGATGTGCTGGTGCAGCAGCTCGACGACGCCGACTGGGAGCGGCTGCTGGACACGATCGCCGACCGCGCGGGACACATCGCGGCGCTGCTGGACCGGGACATGCCGCCGGAGCTGGACGAGGACGCGGCGGCGGCCGGGGTGTCGCTCCTGCCGGGGATCGGCGACCTGCAGCCGGAGTGCGGCTGCGGGGAGTGGGACCACTGCGAGCACACGGCGGCACTCAGCTACCTGGTGGCGCGGCTGCTGGACGCGGACCCGTTCGTGCTGCTGCTGATGCGGGGGCGGGGCGAGGCGCGGCTGCTGGCGGACCTCCAGGAGCGGAGCGCGGCGCGGGCGGAGCAGGAGGCGGGGTCCGCGGGGTCCGCGGTCCCGGCGGTGGCCGTGGGGGTACGGGCGGACGAGGCGTACGCGGCGCCGCCGCGCCCCTTGCCGCCCGCCGTGGGGCCGGTCGCGGAGGCGGGGACGCCCCCGGTGCTCACCGGCGGCGCGGAGCCGGCGGCGGGACTGGACGTGGCGGCGCTGGAGTTCCTGGTCGCGGACACGGCGGTACGGGCCCGCCGGCTGCTGGCCGACGCCCTGGCGCCGGACCACGCGGGGGCGCCGCTGCCGCCGGAGCTGACGGAGTCGCAGGACGCGGTACGGATGGCGGCGACGGCGAAGTCCGCGGGCCCGGGAGACGGTTCGGACGCCGATGCGGGCGGCGCGGCGGCGCGGATCGCCGTCCGGCTGGCGCGGGGCAGCGGGCGGGACCGGGGCGGCATGGAGCGTGCGGTACGGGCCTGGCGCCACGGCGGTGCCGCGGGCCTCGCGGTGCTGGAGGACGAATGGACCCCGGACCCGGCGGCCCTGGCCCGCGCCACGGACCAGTTGGCCGCCGCCTGGGACCCGGACACCCGCCCCCGCCTCCGCGCCACGGGCACCCGCTGGACGGCGGTGGGCCGCGGCGCCCAGCTCCGCTACGGCCCCGACGGCCGCTGGTGGCCGTACCGCAAGGAGGGCACCACCTGGACCCCGGCGGGCCCTCCGGCCCCGGACCCGGCGGCAGCCCTGGCCATGGTCCTGGAAGACGCCTGACGCCGCAGGCGGGCCTCGCCACAGGCGGACCACGCCCCGATTCGCTCACCGCCCGCTGGGACGCCGGGCTGCCCGCCGGCCGGGACCCCGACGCGCGCCGCGACCCGGCGGTGCGCGCCGCGTACCGCGAGCCCGCCCTGCGCCACGGTCCCCCGGCCGGGACCGCAACAGCACCCGGCGGCCAGCCCGCCCCTCCGGCCTTCCGCAACCCGACCGGGCCGCTCGTCGACGCCTTCTACCTCGCGCAGGGGCGGCAGTTCTACGACGCCGGCCTCATCCGCGCCCGGACCCTCGTGCTCCGCGGCGAGGACGACTTCTGGTCCCGGCCCGAGGACGCCGAACTGCTCGGCCGCCACCTCACCCGCGCCGCGGAGGCCCGGGTGCGTACGCTGCCCGGCGCCTCCCACTACCTCCACCTGGAGCGGCCCGGCTTCGGCCGCGACCGGCTGCTGGCGGAGGTGCGGGACTTCCTCTCCGGCTGACCGCCCCGGGGGCGCCCCCGTCGGCCGCCATCCGCGGCGGGGCCGCGGCGGCGCGGGCGCGCTCGGCGCTCAGGCCGCCCGCGGGACCGGCTGCGGCGGCGGGGGCCCCACGTAACGGGCCGCCGGGCGGATGATCTTGGGGTCCTCCGCCTGCTCCAGGACGTTCGCGCTCCAGCCCACCACCCGCGCCGCCGCGAACGTCGGCGTGAACATGTCCCGCGGCAGCCCGCACTGCTCCATGACCACGCCCGCGTAGAACTCCACGTTCGTGTGCAGTTCCCGCCCCGGCTTCAGCTCCGCGAGTATCTCCACCACCCGCCGCTCGACCTCGACCGCGAACTCCACCAGCGGCCCGCCGAACGACTCCGCGAACCCCCGCAGCAGCCGCGAGCGCGGGTCCTCCGTGCGGTAGACCGCGTGCCCGAAGCCCATGATCCGCTCGCCCGCCAGCACCCGTTCGCGGATCCACGGGTCGATGCGGTCCGGCGTGCCGATGGCGTCGAGCGCGTCCAGCGCACGGCTCGGCGCGCCGCCGTGCAGCGGCCCGGAGAGGGCGCCGATCGCGCCGACGAGGCACGCCGCCAGGTCCGCGCCGGTGGACGCGATCGTACGGGCGGTGAAGGTCGAGGCGTTGAAGCCGTGGTCGACGGTGGAGATCAGGTACGCCTCGATCGCCCGCGCGCGGGCGGGGTCCGGTTCCTCGCCGGTGAGCATGTACAGGTAGTTGGCCGCGTACGGCAGGTCGTCGCGCGGCTCGACGGGTTCCTGCCCCTGCCCGATGCGGTGCAGCGCGGTCAGCAGCGTGGGCACCCTCGCGCACGCGGCGAGCGCGTTCTCGCGGCGTTGGGCCGGCGTCAGGTCGTACAGCGGCCGGAAGTCCGCCGCCGCGCCCGCCTGGGAGAGCGCGGTGCGCAGCCCGGCGAGCGGGCCCGCGAGCACACTGGAGCGGGCGATGCCCGGCAGCGCGTCGCGCAGGTCCGGCGGCAGGTGGCGCAGCGCGGCGGTGCGCGCGGTGAACGCGGCACGCTGCGCGGCGTCCGGCAGCTCGCCCTCGAACATCAGGTGCCAGACGTCCTCGAAGGTGCGCTCGCGGGCGAGGTCCACCGCGGAGTACTGGCGGTAGTGGTAGAAGCCCTCGCGTCCGCGTACGTCGCCCAGCCGGGTCTCGGTGACGACGACGCCGCTGAGCCCCCGCGGGGCGGGGGCCGGGGCGTCGGCCCTGGTTGTGGCCATGCCGGTCTTCCTCTCTCCTCTATTGATTCGACTGTCCACCCTTGATTCAATGGCTGTCAATCTTGATTGAATCAACATAGAAGGGGAGGAGACGATGGCCGAGGAGACGCGGGACGCGCTGACCACGCGCGAGGCCGCCGAGCGGCTGGGCGTGAAGCCCGAGACCGTCTACGCCTACGTCAGCCGCGGCCTGCTGAGCAGCAGCAAGGCGCCCGGGGGCCGCGGCAGCCTCTTCGACGCCCGCGAGGTCGACGCCCTGGCGCGCCGCCACCGCCGCCCGCACGCCGCCGTGGCCACCGCCCCCGCCACCGGGGAGGACGGCGAGACGCCTGCCGGCACCCCGGTCCGTACGGGCATCACGCTCATCGAGCGCGACCGCTACTTCTTCCGCGGCGTCGACGCCACCGCCCTGGCCGCCGCGTACGGCTACGAGGAGGTCGCCGGCTGGCTGTGGACCGGCCGGCTCACCCCCGGCGTCCGCTTCACCGCACCGCCCGGGCTGCTGGCCGCCGCGACGGCCGCCGTCGCCGCGCTCCCCGCCCACGCCGGCCCCGTCGACCGGCTGCGCGCCGCCGTGGTCGCGGCCGCGGCGGCCGACCCGCTGCGCTTCGACCTCGCGGACGACGCCGTCCGCGCCACCGCCCGCGGCCTGGTCGCCACCATGGCCACCGCGCTCCCCCTGACCGGCCCCGCGCACGCCCCGGACGCGCCCGTGGCCCGCCGGCTGTGGGCGCGGCTGACGGCGCTGCCGCCCGACGCCGGCTCCGTACGCTGCCTGGACACCGCGCTCACCCTCCTCATCGACCACGACCTGGCGGCCTCCACCCTCGCCACCCGCGTCGCCGCCTCCGCCCGCGCGCACCCGTACGCCGTCGTCACCACCGGGCTCGGCGCCCTCGACGGCCCGCTGCACGGCGCCGCGAGCGGCCTCGCGCACCGCATGCTCGCCGAGGCGCTGGCGCGCGGCAGCGCCGCCGCCGTGGTCTCCGACCACCTGCGCGCCGGGCGGCGCGTCCCGGGCCTGGGGCACCGGCTGTACGCGGGCGAAGACCCGCGCGCCGAAGTACTGTTCGCGCTCCTGGACGGGATCCCGCGGGCCGCCGCGGCGCTGGCCGCCGCCCGGGAGGTCGCCGAGATCACCGCGAGGGACGTGCCCGTACGGCCGAACGTCGATCTGGCGCTGGCCGTGCTGTCCGTGTCGGCCGGTATGCCGGCGGAGGCGGGCGAGACGGTGTTCGCGGTGGCGCGTACGGCCGGATGGGTCGCGCATGCGCTGGAGGAGTACGCCGAGCGCCCCCTGCGCATGCGTCCGAGCGGCCGCTACACCGGTCCGCCCCCGGCACAACCCCTCCCATAGGGAGCGTTACGGATCATGTGAACGGCTCCGTTACATGCTCGCAATGACCGGGGCGGCGACACGCGCGTAGACCGGTGGCAGGATCGCAGTCCCATCAGCACATCTATTGCGCCGACCTGCCCAGGAGGCATCGTGTCGTACCGCCCCCCGCTGCCGCTCATAGCCATCGGCGCGGCGGCCGTGCTCCTCGCCGGGTGCAGCAGCACCGAGAAGTCCGGGCAGAGCGGTGAAGTATCGCTCGTCGAGAACGGGAAGCTGCTCAACTGCACCGGCCTGCCGTACGAGCCCTTCGAGTACCAGGACAAGAAGAGCGGCGACATCGTCGGCTTCGACATCGAGCTGATCGACCTCGTCGCGAAAGAGCTGGACGTCAAGCAGGAAGTCATCGACACGCCCTTCGAAGGCATCGAGTCCGGCGCGGTGTTCGCCTCCAACAAGTGCGACCTGTCCGCGGCCGGGATGACCATCACGGACGAGCGGAAGAAGAAGTTCGCCTTCTCCGACCCGTACTTCGACGCCACGCAGGCGCTCGCGACGAAGAAGGGCTCGGGGCTCGACTCGCTGGAGGCGCTGAAGGGCAAGCGTCTCGGCGTGCAGATGGACACCACGGGCCAGATGTACGCGCAGGAGAACGCCGAGGGCGTCGAGGTGAAGGACTACGAGGACCTCGGGCTGCAGTTGCAGGCGCTGGAGGGCGGCCAGATCCCGGCCGCGATCAACGACAACGGCGTCCTCTACGACTGGGTGAAGGACCGGCCGGACTTCGAGGTCTCCACCGAGTTCGACACCGGCGAGCAGTACGGCATCGGCGTCGGCAAGGACAACAAGGAACTGCTGAAGGTGATCAACGACGTTCTCGCGAAGGCGAAGGACGACGGCACGTACGACAAGATCTACCAGAAGTGGTTCGGCGAGGCGCCCCAGTGAAAGAGCCCGACAATCCCGGCAACAAGCCCGCGGGGAGCCGGTCCCTGACGCGGCGCCAGCGGGTGCGGCTGGCGCGCGGCGCGCAGTACGGGGTGCTGCTCGCCGCGGCCGTCGCGATCGGCCTGCTGGCCGACTGGGGCGAGGTCAAGGACGCGTTCTTCAACCTCGACGTCGCGGAGAACCAGTTCCCCGACGTCATCACGACCGCGCTCGTCAACACGGTCACGTACACGGCGCTCGGCTTCGTCTTCGGGCTGGGGCTCGGGCTGCTGCTGGCGCTGATGAAGCTGTCGTCCGTACCGCCGAACCGGTGGCTGGCGACCGCGTACATCGAACTCTTCCGCGGCGTGCCCGCGCTGCTGGTGTTCATCGCCCTGGGCTACGGCGTGCCGCTGGCCTTCAAGGTGAACATCAACCTGCTGCTCACCACGATGCTCGCGCTCGGCCTGGTCGGCGCCGCGTACATGGCGGAGACCATCCGCGCGGGCATCCAGGCCGTGCCGAAGGGGCAGGTGGAAGCGGCCAGGTCGCTGGGCATGTCGCAGACGCGGGCGATGATCACGATCGTGATCCCGCAGGCGTTCCGCATCGTGCTGCCGCCGCTGACGAACGAGCTGATCCTGCTCACCAAGGACTCCTCGCTCGTCTACGTGCTGGGGCTGACCGTGGACGAGCAGGAGCTGACGAAGTTCGGCCGCGACGCGCTCAACGACAATCTGAGCCTGACGCCGATCCTCGTCGCGGGGCTGTGCTACCTCATCATCACCATCCCCCTCGGGCATCTCGTCCGACGGCTAGAGGCGAAGGCGGCGAAGGCGCGGTGACCACGGTGGACAAGACGGGGGACACGGCCGCCCAGGGAGCGCCGGCCATCAGCGTCGAGGGGCTGCACAAGTCCTTCGGCGACCTGGAGGTGCTCGGCGGCATCGACCTGACGGTCGCGCGCGGCGAGGTGGTGTGCGTCATCGGGCCCTCGGGCTCCGGCAAGTCGACGCTGCTGCGCTGCGTGAACATGCTGGAGGAGCCGAGCGCGGGGCGGATCACCGTGGCCGGCGCCGAAGTCACCGACCCGGACGTCGACATCGACCGGGTGCGGCGCCGGATCGGCATGGTCTTCCAGTCGTTCAACCTCTTCCCGCATCTGACGGTGCTGGACAACCTCACCATCGCGCAGCGGCGGGTGCTCGGGCGCAGCCGGCCGGAGGCGCAGGAGGTCGCGCGGGCCAACCTGGTGCGGGTGGGGCTGACCGAGAAGGAGGCATCGTACCCGGCGCAGTTGTCCGGCGGGCAGCAGCAGCGGGTGGCGATCGCGCGGGCGCTGTCGATGGAGCCGGAGCTGATGCTCTTCGATGAGCCGACCTCCGCGCTCGACCCCGAACTGGTCGGCGACGTGCTGGCGGTGATGCGGCACCTCGCGGACGAGGGCATGACGATGCTGGTGGTCACGCACGAGATGAGCTTCGCGCGGGAGGTGGCGGACCGGGTGGTCTTCATGGACGAGGGCACCATCGTGGAGCAGGGCGTGCCGGAGCAGGTGATCGGCAAGCCGCAGCACCGGCGGACGCGGACGTTCCTGGCGCGGGTGCTGGACCCGGCGGCGGCGGAGGTCGCGGAGCTGTAGGGCCTACGGGCTCAGGCGGCCCGTACGCCGCCGAACTCATCGAAGAAGCCGCGTACGGCCGCCGAGGCGTCGTACGCGTCGCTGCCCGAGCCGTCGGCGTGCCCGCCGAGCAGCGGGTCGGGCGTGCCCGGCCAGGCGTGGCCCAGGGACGCGACGGCGACGAGGCGTACGGGCTCACGGCCCGCGGCGTCGCGGTGGCGGAACTCCGTGACGCCGGGCGCGGATTCGGCCCGTACCGGCTCGGCCGCGCAGCCCGCGGCCCCGGCCCAGCGGCCGACGGCGTCCGGCACGGGCTCGTCCCAGCGGGGGCCGGCCGCGCCGCGGTACGGGTTGGTGGCGTCCCGCAGCCCGTGGACGGCGAGCAGCGGCGGTGCGGTGTCGCCGGGGCCGCCCGGGCGGCGTACGCCCCCGACGCAGGCGACGGACGCGAGGCGGTCGCCGAAGGCGACGGCGGCGTGGCTCGCGAGCCGGGCGCCGCCGGAGAAACCGGAGAGGTGGCGGCGGGCGGGGTCGAGCGGGAGCATGCCGTCGAGGGTGTCGAGCAGCGCGGCGAGGAAGGCGACGTCGTCGACGCCGGCGGCCTCGTCCCGTATCCGCTCCTCCCCCGCCAGCGGCACCCCGGGCAGGGACCAGGCCCAGCCGCCCTGATAGGGCAGCGCTCCCTGGGGCGCTGCGACGGCGTATCCGCGCGCGGCCAGCTCGCCGAGGCCGCTGCCGCGGAGCTGGGCGGCCGGGCCGAGGCCGCTGGGGTGCAGGTCGACGACGAGCGGCGCGGGGCGGTCACGCGGGCCGGGCTCCGGCCGCAGCAGGAGGAAGCGCCGGCGGCGCCCGCCGTACGTCAACTCGTGCCGCTCGGCTCGCCGTACGGTCTCCGCCCGGGTCGTCATGGTGATCGATCCTACGGCGGCCGGCGGCGCGACCCCGCGGCGGCCTGGGGCCTGTGTCCTAGGAGATGCCCTCCGGCAGCAGCTCCGTGGGGATGTCCTCGGGGCTCAGGCCGCTGGGCAGGTCGTCGAGGTCGAGGCCGCTGGGCAGCAGCTCGGTCGGGATGTCCTCGGGGTTCAGGCCGCTGGGCAGGTCCTCGGGGTCCAGGCCGCTGGGCAGCAGCTCGGTCGGGATGTCCTCGGGGAGCTTGGGGTCGTCGGGACCGGCGGACGGGCTCTCGCTGGGCGGCGGCTTGCAGGCGCACGTCCCCTCGTCGTCGTCACCGCCGCTGACGAGCGCGTACGTCAGACCGACGCCGCCGGCGAGCACCACGACCGCCGCGGCCGCCGGGAGCCACCGCTTCCTGCCGCCGCCGTCGGGCGGCGGGGGCGGGGCGGGCCAGTGCTGGGTGCTGCTGCCGAGCGGGGGTGTGTGGTCCGGCGGCGGGGCGTCTGCGGGCGGCGGGTAACTCATGGCCCCAGCTTCGCCCGCGGTGGCGGCGGAAGGGATGGCTCCGCCGGGCTCGTGACAGGGTTGCGACACTCCGCCGCCGGTCAGAGAGCCGCGGCGGCCCTGCGGGCGGCGTGAGGGCCCGTGCCCGGCCGACGGCCGATGGGCGCCGGGCCGGGGCCCGCCTGTCTGCCGCCGGCGGGCGTGCACCCGGCCTTCTGCCGGAGGGGCGGCCTACCCTGGGGCGGGTGTGCGGGGGACGTGCGGTGACTTACCGGGATTCGGGGGCGTACGGGCCGCTCGCCGGCATTCCCCGGCGGCGCGGCCCGTACGCCGTCCTGCGGCGTCAGACGCCCAGGACGTGGTCCATCCCTGCGGCGTCAGACGCCCAGGAGGTGGTCCATCCCTGCGGCGTCAGACGCCCAGGAGGTGGTCCATCGCGAGCTGGTCCAGGTGCTCGAAGGCCATCCCGCGCCGCGCCGCCGCCTCCGGGTCGAAGTCCTCGTACGCGCCCCGGTCCGCGAGCAGCCCGGCGAGGCCGGAGTCGTCCGCGGTGGGCTGCGCCAGCTCGTCCAGCCGCGAGGCGCGGAGCGCCTCCTGCACCGCGGGGTCGGCGCGGAAGGCCGCGGCGCGCTCCTTGAGGATGAGGTAGTTGCGCATGCAGCCCGCGGCCGACGCCCACACGCCCTCCTTGTCCTCGGTGCGCGGCGGCTTGAAGTCGAAGGTCTTCGGACCCGCGTAGCCGGCCGTCTCCAGCAGGTCCACCAGCCAGAACGCGGCGCGCACGTCCCCGGCGCCGAAGCGCAGGTCCTGGTCGTACTTGATGCCGTTCTGGCCGTTGAGGTCGATGTGGAACAGCTTCTCCGCCCACAGGGCCTGGGCGATGCCGTGCGGGAAGTTGAGCCCGGCCATCTGCTCGTGCCCGACCTCGGGGTTGACGCCGTAGAGCTCGGGGCGCTCCAGCCGCTCGATGAAGGCCAGCACGTGGCCGACGGTGGGCAGCAGGATGTCGCCGCGCGGCTCGTTGGGCTTCGGCTCGATGGCGAACTTCAGGTCGTAGCCCTGCCCGGTGACGTACTCGCCGAGCAGGTCGAAAGCCTCCTTCATCCGGTCGAGCGCGACCCGCACGTCCTTCGCCGCGCCGGACTCGGCGCCCTCGCGACCGCCCCAGGCGACGTAAACCTTCGCTCCCAGCTCCACCGCCAGGTCGATGTTGCGAATCGTCTTGCGCAGCGCGTAGCGGCGGACGTCGCGGTCGTTGGCGGTGAAGGCCCCGTCCTTGAAGACGGGGTGGGTGAAGAGGTTCGTGGTGGCCGCGGGGACGGCCATCCCGGTGGCGTCGAGCGCCTGCCGGAAGCGCTTGACGTGCGACTCGCGCTCCGTCTCGGAGGCACCGAAGGGGATCAGGTCGTCGTCGTGGAACGTGACCCCGTACGCCCCGAGATCCGCCAGCCGGCGGACGCTCTCCACCGGGTCGAGCGGCTCGCGGGTCGCGTCGCCGAAGGGATCGCGGCCCTGCCAGCCGACGGTCCACAGACCGA
The Streptomyces sp. CNQ-509 DNA segment above includes these coding regions:
- a CDS encoding DEAD/DEAH box helicase, whose product is MTALPPLSRCAALFLPADPARTGRMAFWLPDDDRASGQGPDPAAGPPDHPRGTRTALTVAGPGGGTREVPALLLPAADAVPVLTRARAAHAAGADGVHPAAVFWGTAALLALRLAARGKLLPGLSMGAYDAWRCGPLGEDDVRDLRELAAAMPPEAHAAPQPRDGAPDTDPVLLPGPEHLVRAFLDAVADGLPRSPAAVLAAGGRAFAAPEPRHVPEQRAWADDVAAGHDAGVRVSLRVDMDTTGDRPAFRAVVQLHGTSDPTLLADAADVWAGTAAHFGPGARMQALLTLRRAARAWDALTPLLSAAVPDAVDLGDDDLAALLGPGARDLAAAGVEIHWPRHLTRHLTARAVVGPADDPDGRHPGPSYLTADALVAFGWRYAVGDVELTRAELDRLAEAARPVVRLRDHWVLVDPESVRRALDRKDADLTPVDALGAALTGEIDDPAVPGGRVEVAASGWLDTLRKRIADPEEQSEPTAPPAALAATLRDYQLRGLGWLRRMTSLGLGGCLADDMGLGKTITLISLHLDRQEREETAGPTLVVCPASLLGNWQREIERFAPGTPVRRFHGGGRSLEALADGEFVLTTYGTMRLDAGRLAEAGWSLVVADEAQHVKNPFSATAKALRTIPSRARVALTGTPVENNLSELWAILDWTTPGLLGPLRRFRTRYADAAESGAGRSGGSEGDGDTAERLARLVRPFLLRRRKSDPGIAPELPRKTETDLAVALTVEQAGLYEAVVRETLAAIAEADAMTRRGLILKLMTALKQICNHPAQYLKEEAPRIPGRSGKLELLDELLDVILAEGGSALVFTQYVQMARLLGTHLAARGVPAQLLHGGTPVPEREELVRRFQDGEVPVFLLSLKAAGTGLNLTRAGHVVHYDRWWNPAVEAQATDRAYRIGQTQPVQVHRLVAEGTIEDRIAQMLQHKQGLADAVLGGAGEAAITELSDGQLAELVRLAGPRGGE
- a CDS encoding SWF or SNF family helicase — translated: MMTEREELTFEALPPSRGRGFAHTWWGRAWQKALEDTVLDGTLLRRGRKHARAGAVGAVAVRPGRLTARVLGEDRTPYRTDVLVQQLDDADWERLLDTIADRAGHIAALLDRDMPPELDEDAAAAGVSLLPGIGDLQPECGCGEWDHCEHTAALSYLVARLLDADPFVLLLMRGRGEARLLADLQERSAARAEQEAGSAGSAVPAVAVGVRADEAYAAPPRPLPPAVGPVAEAGTPPVLTGGAEPAAGLDVAALEFLVADTAVRARRLLADALAPDHAGAPLPPELTESQDAVRMAATAKSAGPGDGSDADAGGAAARIAVRLARGSGRDRGGMERAVRAWRHGGAAGLAVLEDEWTPDPAALARATDQLAAAWDPDTRPRLRATGTRWTAVGRGAQLRYGPDGRWWPYRKEGTTWTPAGPPAPDPAAALAMVLEDA
- a CDS encoding basic amino acid ABC transporter substrate-binding protein, which encodes MSYRPPLPLIAIGAAAVLLAGCSSTEKSGQSGEVSLVENGKLLNCTGLPYEPFEYQDKKSGDIVGFDIELIDLVAKELDVKQEVIDTPFEGIESGAVFASNKCDLSAAGMTITDERKKKFAFSDPYFDATQALATKKGSGLDSLEALKGKRLGVQMDTTGQMYAQENAEGVEVKDYEDLGLQLQALEGGQIPAAINDNGVLYDWVKDRPDFEVSTEFDTGEQYGIGVGKDNKELLKVINDVLAKAKDDGTYDKIYQKWFGEAPQ
- a CDS encoding citrate synthase/methylcitrate synthase; this translates as MATTRADAPAPAPRGLSGVVVTETRLGDVRGREGFYHYRQYSAVDLARERTFEDVWHLMFEGELPDAAQRAAFTARTAALRHLPPDLRDALPGIARSSVLAGPLAGLRTALSQAGAAADFRPLYDLTPAQRRENALAACARVPTLLTALHRIGQGQEPVEPRDDLPYAANYLYMLTGEEPDPARARAIEAYLISTVDHGFNASTFTARTIASTGADLAACLVGAIGALSGPLHGGAPSRALDALDAIGTPDRIDPWIRERVLAGERIMGFGHAVYRTEDPRSRLLRGFAESFGGPLVEFAVEVERRVVEILAELKPGRELHTNVEFYAGVVMEQCGLPRDMFTPTFAAARVVGWSANVLEQAEDPKIIRPAARYVGPPPPQPVPRAA
- a CDS encoding amino acid ABC transporter permease, translating into MKEPDNPGNKPAGSRSLTRRQRVRLARGAQYGVLLAAAVAIGLLADWGEVKDAFFNLDVAENQFPDVITTALVNTVTYTALGFVFGLGLGLLLALMKLSSVPPNRWLATAYIELFRGVPALLVFIALGYGVPLAFKVNINLLLTTMLALGLVGAAYMAETIRAGIQAVPKGQVEAARSLGMSQTRAMITIVIPQAFRIVLPPLTNELILLTKDSSLVYVLGLTVDEQELTKFGRDALNDNLSLTPILVAGLCYLIITIPLGHLVRRLEAKAAKAR
- a CDS encoding amino acid ABC transporter ATP-binding protein, with translation MDKTGDTAAQGAPAISVEGLHKSFGDLEVLGGIDLTVARGEVVCVIGPSGSGKSTLLRCVNMLEEPSAGRITVAGAEVTDPDVDIDRVRRRIGMVFQSFNLFPHLTVLDNLTIAQRRVLGRSRPEAQEVARANLVRVGLTEKEASYPAQLSGGQQQRVAIARALSMEPELMLFDEPTSALDPELVGDVLAVMRHLADEGMTMLVVTHEMSFAREVADRVVFMDEGTIVEQGVPEQVIGKPQHRRTRTFLARVLDPAAAEVAEL
- a CDS encoding alpha/beta fold hydrolase; its protein translation is MRAAYREPALRHGPPAGTATAPGGQPAPPAFRNPTGPLVDAFYLAQGRQFYDAGLIRARTLVLRGEDDFWSRPEDAELLGRHLTRAAEARVRTLPGASHYLHLERPGFGRDRLLAEVRDFLSG
- a CDS encoding citrate synthase, with product MAEETRDALTTREAAERLGVKPETVYAYVSRGLLSSSKAPGGRGSLFDAREVDALARRHRRPHAAVATAPATGEDGETPAGTPVRTGITLIERDRYFFRGVDATALAAAYGYEEVAGWLWTGRLTPGVRFTAPPGLLAAATAAVAALPAHAGPVDRLRAAVVAAAAADPLRFDLADDAVRATARGLVATMATALPLTGPAHAPDAPVARRLWARLTALPPDAGSVRCLDTALTLLIDHDLAASTLATRVAASARAHPYAVVTTGLGALDGPLHGAASGLAHRMLAEALARGSAAAVVSDHLRAGRRVPGLGHRLYAGEDPRAEVLFALLDGIPRAAAALAAAREVAEITARDVPVRPNVDLALAVLSVSAGMPAEAGETVFAVARTAGWVAHALEEYAERPLRMRPSGRYTGPPPAQPLP